A window of Thalassophryne amazonica chromosome 21, fThaAma1.1, whole genome shotgun sequence contains these coding sequences:
- the LOC117503594 gene encoding terminal nucleotidyltransferase 5A-like yields the protein MDEHVESAAVVGCSDGERINLSVLNWEQVQRLDAILTGSIPIHGRWSFPTLEVKPRDIVKVVRRRMEKKRIRVREVRLNGSAASYVLHEDSGLGWKDLDLIFCAELKGETEFRTVKDIVLDALLDFLPEGVNKEKITPRP from the coding sequence ATGGACGAACACGTTGAGTCTGCTGCTGTGGTCGGCTGCTCGGACGGGGAGCGCATCAACCTTAGCGTGCTCAACTGGGAGCAAGTGCAGCGGCTGGACGCCATTCTCACCGGATCCATTCCCATCCACGGCCGATGGAGCTTCCCGACCCTGGAGGTGAAACCTCGGGATATCGTTAAGGTGGTGAGACGACGCATGGAGAAGAAGCGGATACGCGTCCGGGAAGTGCGCCTGAACGGTTCGGCGGCCAGCTACGTACTGCACGAGGACAGTGGTCTGGGCTGGAAAGATCTGGATTTAATATTCTGCGCTGAGCTCAAAGGAGAGACCGAGTTTCGGACAGTCAAAGACATAGTTTTGGACGCTCTTCTAGACTTTTTGCCTGAAGGAGTGAATAAAGAAAAGATCACACCGCGACCTTAA